From a region of the Patescibacteria group bacterium genome:
- a CDS encoding alpha/beta hydrolase, whose product MRVEKTKKIFFIPGMWSSGDVFSEYLQFASKRGYEGEVAELYRGQEDKFAGLGRIGLSDYVEQVGRDINILSRGKKYFVLGHSLGGLIAMIAASRKIIQPEAMVLLIPAAPRGIPSMTISVMRSFSQIFAKTLWRREQASISFAKACYAFFELVPICHRWRIFQNFVPESSRVIEEVGLWFFDKTKSSEVIGQNISCNVLVIAATQDRIIPAKVVKKTFRKLDREVPIGFRVDYREFPHAHWILSEPGWEEVIGFILSWLEEDFSPSS is encoded by the coding sequence TTGAGGGTTGAGAAAACGAAAAAGATTTTTTTTATTCCCGGAATGTGGAGCAGTGGAGATGTTTTTTCTGAATATTTACAGTTTGCGAGTAAGAGGGGCTACGAGGGCGAAGTAGCAGAACTCTATCGCGGGCAGGAAGACAAATTTGCTGGCTTGGGCAGAATCGGACTTTCTGACTACGTAGAGCAGGTGGGAAGAGATATAAATATTCTTTCTAGGGGAAAGAAATATTTTGTTCTCGGCCATTCTCTCGGCGGGCTGATTGCTATGATAGCGGCCAGCCGGAAAATAATTCAACCAGAAGCCATGGTTTTGCTTATTCCGGCTGCACCTCGGGGAATACCAAGCATGACAATTTCCGTCATGCGAAGTTTTTCTCAAATCTTCGCTAAAACCCTTTGGCGGCGGGAACAAGCCAGCATCAGTTTCGCCAAAGCCTGTTATGCATTCTTCGAGCTGGTGCCAATTTGCCACCGCTGGCGGATATTTCAAAACTTCGTACCGGAATCAAGCCGGGTAATAGAAGAAGTTGGATTGTGGTTTTTTGACAAAACAAAGAGTTCGGAGGTTATTGGACAAAACATCAGTTGCAATGTTTTGGTTATTGCCGCCACCCAGGACAGAATAATTCCGGCTAAAGTAGTGAAAAAAACTTTTCGAAAGCTAGATCGGGAAGTTCCCATTGGCTTTCGAGTTGATTATCGGGAGTTTCCTCATGCCCATTGGATTTTGTCTGAACCGGGCTGGGAAGAGGTAATCGGTTTTATTCTCTCTTGGCTGGAAGAGGATTTTTCTCCTTCTTCTTGA